In Bradyrhizobium diazoefficiens, the following are encoded in one genomic region:
- a CDS encoding choline kinase family protein, which translates to MSEAATIKQVEEAIAAVPGWDKTKVTKRPLVGGLLNSNWLVHHAGTDYFLKVFGIGSDSFVDRKLSNEAASRAHAIGITPRVEFFSLEKGAEVIEFLQGYRASTNADFARKDFLSSVIGLYRQLNACERLSVTKDVFAMTDEHIQQGDALGAIRPADFEWLSCQYQRAKAAFVASGLDLVPCHNDPMPGNFMVKMSDQNQIVDMKIIDFEFASNNERAYEIGVFLGEVFVDEETTLELIEQYYGTVRQELVARVWVARAVADMKWGSWAVQQRQMSNWDFDYQKYGIWKYARARKLFDDPRWNDWLRYI; encoded by the coding sequence ATGTCCGAAGCCGCGACGATCAAGCAGGTCGAAGAGGCGATTGCTGCCGTCCCGGGATGGGATAAGACTAAGGTGACCAAGCGTCCCCTCGTAGGAGGATTGCTCAATTCAAACTGGCTCGTTCACCATGCCGGTACCGATTACTTCCTGAAGGTTTTCGGGATTGGATCGGATAGCTTTGTCGATCGCAAGCTGTCCAACGAGGCCGCGTCCAGGGCGCATGCCATAGGCATCACGCCTCGCGTCGAGTTCTTCAGTCTTGAGAAGGGCGCCGAGGTCATTGAATTCCTGCAGGGGTACCGCGCCTCGACGAACGCCGACTTCGCGCGCAAGGACTTTCTCTCCTCAGTGATCGGTCTCTACCGGCAGCTCAATGCATGCGAGCGTTTATCGGTCACAAAGGACGTGTTCGCGATGACCGATGAGCATATCCAGCAAGGCGACGCGCTCGGCGCCATCAGGCCCGCCGACTTCGAGTGGCTGTCCTGTCAGTATCAACGCGCAAAGGCGGCCTTCGTCGCTTCCGGCCTCGATCTGGTTCCCTGCCATAACGATCCGATGCCGGGCAACTTCATGGTCAAAATGTCTGACCAGAACCAGATCGTGGACATGAAGATCATCGATTTTGAATTCGCGTCGAACAACGAGCGGGCGTACGAAATCGGCGTATTCCTCGGCGAGGTCTTCGTGGACGAGGAAACAACGCTCGAATTAATCGAGCAATATTACGGAACGGTACGGCAGGAATTGGTTGCCCGCGTATGGGTGGCGCGCGCGGTCGCCGACATGAAGTGGGGCTCGTGGGCCGTTCAGCAAAGGCAGATGTCGAACTGGGATTTCGACTACCAGAAATACGGCATTTGGAAATATGCGCGGGCGCGCAAGCTGTTCGACGACCCGAGATGGAACGATTGGCTCCGCTACATCTGA
- a CDS encoding transcriptional repressor TraM: MVSNNDDDPPGAGLNCNLGHIFGEMAQPELERLTVDAIREYRASVALAEAARLERVAAEADPDCCPERRAELQRIHEHAEAEHRARQLVLNNLIDRLGYVPKVPAG; this comes from the coding sequence GTGGTATCGAACAATGATGATGATCCGCCCGGCGCCGGGCTCAATTGCAATCTTGGGCACATTTTCGGGGAAATGGCGCAACCTGAGCTTGAGCGCCTGACCGTCGACGCCATTCGCGAATACCGTGCTAGCGTCGCGCTCGCCGAAGCCGCCAGACTGGAACGGGTAGCCGCGGAGGCCGATCCAGATTGTTGTCCCGAACGCCGAGCGGAGCTCCAACGAATCCATGAACATGCGGAGGCCGAGCATCGGGCGCGTCAGCTTGTCCTCAATAACCTGATCGATCGCCTCGGCTACGTTCCCAAAGTCCCAGCCGGCTAA
- a CDS encoding autoinducer binding domain-containing protein, which produces MDAQLQGLIDAVDLAHDERSIRNALKKFTVSSGFDRYAYIHVHADDAVAFSDYPAEWLNLYFAKQYTIIDPVVTTAKRSMRMFAWSAEERDVRRSSREIKQFYSEATDFGIRSGVSVPIRTSYGRTAMITLASDRRRVEVPPWDPMQAALALAYIHVHLSLASESSFKTGNVTLSTQEATSLSWSSHGKSMNVIADLLGIKPRTVQFYLDNARDKLGASNLQQAVRIAMEKKLI; this is translated from the coding sequence TTGGACGCGCAATTGCAGGGGTTGATCGACGCCGTCGATCTGGCACACGACGAGCGCTCCATTCGCAACGCGCTCAAGAAGTTCACTGTCTCATCGGGTTTCGATCGCTACGCCTACATTCATGTTCACGCCGATGACGCGGTTGCTTTCAGCGATTATCCTGCGGAATGGCTGAACCTCTATTTTGCAAAGCAGTACACGATCATCGACCCTGTCGTGACGACCGCCAAGCGCAGCATGCGGATGTTCGCCTGGTCGGCGGAGGAGCGCGACGTACGGAGGAGCTCGCGGGAGATCAAACAATTCTATTCGGAGGCAACTGACTTCGGCATACGGTCCGGCGTTTCCGTTCCGATCAGGACAAGCTATGGCCGCACCGCAATGATCACACTCGCATCAGATCGGCGGCGGGTGGAGGTCCCACCATGGGATCCGATGCAGGCGGCATTGGCACTCGCTTACATTCATGTTCACCTCAGCCTAGCGTCTGAGTCGTCCTTCAAAACAGGGAATGTGACGTTGTCGACGCAGGAAGCGACCTCGCTCAGCTGGTCGTCACACGGCAAGTCGATGAACGTGATTGCGGATCTGCTCGGGATCAAGCCGCGAACAGTCCAGTTCTATCTGGATAACGCGCGCGATAAACTCGGCGCCAGCAATCTCCAGCAGGCTGTCCGCATCGCCATGGAGAAGAAGTTAATCTAA
- a CDS encoding TraH family protein, which yields MIDAATIHQCADPGLKPAIVEKFIRAVGSPDPLAVTIRAGNRVILVTPPKSPDDAMELVRRYVGQAMVRVGVTQYPAGLGVADVAELKPDLLDACANIRMGTALFGKVYRIVTKWYGALLDEAFGDAIDAWKTGYFDGKYVFDQPDPGHLPARKGASDAGDKPVGDDDAARPASSPDNGTPHDKQPDDPNKAGIRIDLTGIGVGKSK from the coding sequence ATGATCGATGCCGCGACCATCCACCAATGTGCCGATCCCGGCCTGAAGCCCGCGATCGTCGAAAAGTTCATTCGGGCGGTCGGATCGCCCGATCCGCTCGCCGTCACGATTCGCGCCGGCAACCGCGTCATCCTGGTGACGCCACCCAAGTCGCCGGATGACGCCATGGAGCTGGTCCGTCGTTACGTCGGCCAGGCTATGGTCCGTGTTGGCGTCACCCAATACCCGGCCGGACTCGGCGTCGCCGACGTCGCCGAGCTCAAACCCGACCTCCTCGACGCCTGCGCGAATATCAGGATGGGCACTGCGCTTTTCGGCAAAGTCTACCGCATCGTCACCAAATGGTATGGCGCGCTGCTCGACGAGGCGTTCGGCGATGCGATCGACGCCTGGAAGACCGGCTATTTCGACGGGAAGTACGTGTTCGACCAGCCCGATCCTGGCCACCTCCCGGCCCGCAAGGGGGCGTCGGACGCTGGCGACAAGCCCGTGGGCGACGATGACGCGGCAAGGCCTGCGAGCAGTCCGGACAATGGGACCCCACACGACAAGCAGCCGGATGATCCCAACAAGGCGGGCATCCGGATTGATTTGACTGGCATCGGCGTCGGCAAGTCGAAATAG